In the Plasmodium chabaudi chabaudi strain AS genome assembly, chromosome: 13 genome, one interval contains:
- a CDS encoding ras-related protein Rab-11B, putative produces the protein MSNEEYDHLYKIILVGDATVGKTHLLSRYIRGSLPSVAKATIGVEFATRTIPLAVGGTVKAQIWDTAGQERYRSITSAHYRRSAGAILVYDITKKKTFLNISKWLEEIRQNSEKDIVIMLVGNKVDLAEEDETKRKVTYEQGASFARENNLFFSEASAVSKLNVKHIFENLLQEIYNNRLKDNNSVSSTRSHETYESAIQITNAKNIIKLNDKSNKYNDHNANQMKCC, from the exons atgtCTAATGAAGAGTATGATCAcctttacaaaataattttagtGGGGGACGCAACTGTAG GCAAAACACATTTGTTGTCTAGGTACATAAGAGGGTCCCTCCCTAGTGTCGCAAAGGCAACCATTG GTGTTGAATTTGCTACAAGAACCATCCCGCTGGCCGTCGGTGGGACAGTGAAAGCACAG ATATGGGACACTGCAGGGCAAGAAAGATATAGGAGCATAACGAGTGCTCATTATAGGCGAAGTGCCGGAGCAATATTAGTATAtgatataacaaaaaaaaaaacttttttaaatatttcaaaatggCTAGAAGAAATAAGACAAAACTCTGAAAAGGATATTGTAATTATGCTTGTGGGAAATAAGGTCGATTTAGCGGAGGAAGACGAAACAAAAAGGAAG GTTACTTACGAGCAAGGAGCAAGCTTTGCCagagaaaataatttatttttttctgaagCATCCGCTGTGTCTAAGCTAAATGTAAAACacatatttgaaaatttactacaagaaatatataacaatagaCTAAAAGATAATAACAGTGTTTCCAGTACCCGAAGTCATGAAACATATGAAAGTGCCATACAAATAACTAATGcaaagaatataataaaattaaatgataagagtaataaatataatgatcATAATGCCAACCAAATGAAATGCTGTTAA